In one window of Helianthus annuus cultivar XRQ/B chromosome 17, HanXRQr2.0-SUNRISE, whole genome shotgun sequence DNA:
- the LOC110926512 gene encoding G-type lectin S-receptor-like serine/threonine-protein kinase At4g03230 isoform X4 — protein sequence MKTFLTITIFIFVLVRCHASRDSLAKNGSLRDENDDTLVSPGKIFQLGFFKNQNGNQRYLGIWYHMDPNTIVWVANRDNPVSSTSSVLTIEDDGNLVVKDKSQSKRYFTTRLPASASGSRTLKLLDSGNLILVDDESSSWVWSSFNLPTDSFLPGMYMEKTMKLTSWKTQSSPGTGSFVFQKDQVFGYNNYTIFTDKKLHWKSGFGLESNINPTKMPMAALHLLSNSSKSYYSRLVMNSTGEIQLYYWDLSIRRWVLNWSEPKDYCARYNACGPNSSCNISRADSFCDCLPGFEVVSDPDQVCKRTSIICSGNDTSFVSMEIMKVDVTFQTFLESRSEAECKEKCLGLDCCQAYSYNAVGNQDLVLAGIPGGKQGCWIWSSGSQLVDIQIGQGVSGHIISIRNPPAVSIRGSADSESVHQFNESVRQVQELLDPFRSDENDSPSIGIPFFDFERISASTDGFSDANKLGEGGFGPVYKGKLPGGVEVAVKRLSIHSGQGLEEFKNEVTLIAKLQHRNLVRLLGYSMKGNEKMLIYEYMSNKSLDAFIFDGTQSMLLDWTKRFEIIMGICRGLIYLHQDSRLRIIHRDLKTSNVLLDEDLNPKISDFGLAKIVNGKEVESNTKRIIGTYGYMAPEYALEGLFSTKSDVYSFGVVILEIISGKKKHYQSEQAISLLNYAWQLWKDGRPLDLMEQVLLESYDPNVVLKCIMVGLLCVQEDPDDRPTMSNVVTMLTSDISTLPEPKQPAFIVRKLTTCYDTSSSSYQPLTQTNVEVTISTIQGR from the exons ATGAAGACTTTCCTTACCATCACCATTTTCATCTTCGTGTTGGTACGATGCCACGCATCACGAGACAGTCTAGCCAAGAACGGGTCACTCAGAGATGAGAATGACGACACACTTGTCTCGCCAGGAAAAATCTTTCAATTGGGATTTTTCAAGAACCAAAATGGAAATCAAAGGTATCTCGGGATATGGTATCACATGGACCCAAACACAATCGTGTGGGTGGCTAACCGAGACAACCCTGTGTCATCAACTTCCTCTGTGCTCACCATTGAAGATGATGGCAATCTTGTGGTGAAGGATAAATCTCAAAGTAAAAGATACTTCACCACTCGTCTGCCAGCATCAGCATCAGGGTCTAGGACCCTGAAGCTGTTAGACTCTGGAAACCTGATTCTGGTAGACGATGAATCAAGTTCCTGGGTCTGGTCTAGTTTCAATTTACCAACAGACAGTTTCCTTCCGGGAATGTACATGGAAAAGACAATGAAACTAACTTCATGGAAAACTCAAAGCAGTCCCGGAACCGGAAGCTTCGTGTTCCAGAAAGATCAAGTTTTCGGATACAACAACTACACCATTTTTACTGATAAGAAGCTTCATTGGAAAAGCGGGTTCGGGCTGGAAAGCAACATAAACCCTACCAAAATGCCCATGGCGGCGCTTCACTTGCTATCAAACTCCAGCAAAAGTTACTACTCCAGGCTGGTGATGAACAGCACGGGTGAAATCCAGTTGTATTATTGGGATTTAAGCATCAGAAGATGGGTTCTAAACTGGTCTGAACCAAAGGATTATTGCGCCAGATACAACGCGTGTGGACCGAATAGCAGCTGCAACATCAGCAGAGCGGATTCTTTCTGCGACTGTTTGCCTGGGTTTGAAGTTGTTTCTGATCCGGACCAAGTGTGCAAAAGGACGTCAATTATTTGCAGTGGCAACGACACAAGTTTTGTAAGCATGGAGATCATGAAGGTTGATGTAACGTTTCAGACGTTTTTGGAGTCCAGGAGTGAAGCAGAATGTAAAGAAAAGTGTTTGGGTCTGGACTGCTGTCAAGCTTATTCATATAATGCTGTGGGGAACCAAGACCTGGTTCTAGCCGGTATTCCTGGAGGTAAGCAAGGTTGCTGGATATGGAGCTCTGGTTCCCAGCTTGTTGATATACAAATTGGTCAGGGGGTTAGTGGCCACATAATTTCCATCCGGAACCCCCCTGCTGTTTCAATACGAG GAAGTGCAGATAGTGAATCCGTTCATCAATTCAATGAAAGCGTGAGGCAAGTCCAGGAATTGTTGGATCCATTTCGCTCGGATGAAAATGATTCGCCAAGCATAGGCATACCTTTCTTCGACTTTGAAAGAATCTCGGCTTCCACAGATGGCTTCTCTGATGCAAATAAGCTTGGAGAAGGTGGCTTTGGACCTGTTTACAAG GGTAAGTTGCCGGGAGGAGTAGAAGTTGCGGTGAAGAGGCTATCAATCCATTCTGGGCAAGGTTTAGAAGAGTTCAAGAACGAGGTTACATTGATTGCTAAACTACAACATCGAAATCTTGTCAGGCTCTTGGGATATAGCATGAAAGGAAATGAAAAGATGCTAATATATGAGTATATGTCCAACAAAAGCTTGGATGCCTTCATATTTG ATGGGACACAAAGTATGTTGCTTGATTGGACCAAGAGGTTTGAAATAATCATGGGGATTTGCAGAGGACTTATTTATcttcatcaagattcaaggttaAGGATCATTCATAGAGATTTAAAGACGAGTAACGTATTATTAGACGAAGATTTAAATCCAAAAATATCAGACTTTGGATTAGCGAAGATTGTAAATGGTAAAGAAGTGGAGTCCAATACTAAAAGAATCATTGGAACCTA TGGTTACATGGCTCCTGAGTATGCTTTGGAGGGATTATTTTCAACTAAATCAGATGTTTATAGTTTTGGAGTAGTGATTCTTGAGATTATAAGTGGAAAAAAGAAACACTATCAGAGTGAACAAGCCATTAGTCTTCTAAATTAT GCTTGGCAATTGTGGAAAGATGGAAGGCCATTAGATCTAATGGAACAAGTTTTGTTGGAAAGCTATGACCCGAATGTAGTACTGAAGTGCATCATGGTCGGGCTTTTATGTGTGCAAGAAGATCCCGATGATCGGCCTACCATGTCAAATGTAGTGACGATGCTCACGAGTGATATTTCTACACTTCCTGAACCAAAGCAACCTGCATTTATAGTAAGAAAGTTAACTACTTGCTATGATACTTCGTCTTCTTCATATCAACCACTAACACAAACCAATGTTGAGGTCACAATCTCCACCATACAAGGACGATAA
- the LOC110926512 gene encoding G-type lectin S-receptor-like serine/threonine-protein kinase At4g03230 isoform X3 has protein sequence MKTFLTITIFIFVLVRCHASRDSLAKNGSLRDENDDTLVSPGKIFQLGFFKNQNGNQRYLGIWYHMDPNTIVWVANRDNPVSSTSSVLTIEDDGNLVVKDKSQSKRYFTTRLPASASGSRTLKLLDSGNLILVDDESSSWVWSSFNLPTDSFLPGMYMEKTMKLTSWKTQSSPGTGSFVFQKDQVFGYNNYTIFTDKKLHWKSGFGLESNINPTKMPMAALHLLSNSSKSYYSRLVMNSTGEIQLYYWDLSIRRWVLNWSEPKDYCARYNACGPNSSCNISRADSFCDCLPGFEVVSDPDQVCKRTSIICSGNDTSFVSMEIMKVDVTFQTFLESRSEAECKEKCLGLDCCQAYSYNAVGNQDLVLAGIPGGKQGCWIWSSGSQLVDIQIGQGVSGHIISIRNPPAVSIRGPKNPQTVDATEKTSKSMPPQAIILSAIAIPVVLFLCCLGIICYKRRINIKKVKGSADSESVHQFNESVRQVQELLDPFRSDENDSPSIGIPFFDFERISASTDGFSDANKLGEGGFGPVYKGKLPGGVEVAVKRLSIHSGQGLEEFKNEVTLIAKLQHRNLVRLLGYSMKGNEKMLIYEYMSNKSLDAFIFDGTQSMLLDWTKRFEIIMGICRGLIYLHQDSRLRIIHRDLKTSNVLLDEDLNPKISDFGLAKIVNGKEVESNTKRIIGTYGYMAPEYALEGLFSTKSDVYSFGVVILEIISGKKKHYQSEQAISLLNYAWQLWKDGRPLDLMEQVLLESYDPNVVLKCIMVGLLCVQEDPDDRPTMSNVVTMLTSDISTLPEPKQPAFIEAQWAKWAVETNSKIGQTSYV, from the exons ATGAAGACTTTCCTTACCATCACCATTTTCATCTTCGTGTTGGTACGATGCCACGCATCACGAGACAGTCTAGCCAAGAACGGGTCACTCAGAGATGAGAATGACGACACACTTGTCTCGCCAGGAAAAATCTTTCAATTGGGATTTTTCAAGAACCAAAATGGAAATCAAAGGTATCTCGGGATATGGTATCACATGGACCCAAACACAATCGTGTGGGTGGCTAACCGAGACAACCCTGTGTCATCAACTTCCTCTGTGCTCACCATTGAAGATGATGGCAATCTTGTGGTGAAGGATAAATCTCAAAGTAAAAGATACTTCACCACTCGTCTGCCAGCATCAGCATCAGGGTCTAGGACCCTGAAGCTGTTAGACTCTGGAAACCTGATTCTGGTAGACGATGAATCAAGTTCCTGGGTCTGGTCTAGTTTCAATTTACCAACAGACAGTTTCCTTCCGGGAATGTACATGGAAAAGACAATGAAACTAACTTCATGGAAAACTCAAAGCAGTCCCGGAACCGGAAGCTTCGTGTTCCAGAAAGATCAAGTTTTCGGATACAACAACTACACCATTTTTACTGATAAGAAGCTTCATTGGAAAAGCGGGTTCGGGCTGGAAAGCAACATAAACCCTACCAAAATGCCCATGGCGGCGCTTCACTTGCTATCAAACTCCAGCAAAAGTTACTACTCCAGGCTGGTGATGAACAGCACGGGTGAAATCCAGTTGTATTATTGGGATTTAAGCATCAGAAGATGGGTTCTAAACTGGTCTGAACCAAAGGATTATTGCGCCAGATACAACGCGTGTGGACCGAATAGCAGCTGCAACATCAGCAGAGCGGATTCTTTCTGCGACTGTTTGCCTGGGTTTGAAGTTGTTTCTGATCCGGACCAAGTGTGCAAAAGGACGTCAATTATTTGCAGTGGCAACGACACAAGTTTTGTAAGCATGGAGATCATGAAGGTTGATGTAACGTTTCAGACGTTTTTGGAGTCCAGGAGTGAAGCAGAATGTAAAGAAAAGTGTTTGGGTCTGGACTGCTGTCAAGCTTATTCATATAATGCTGTGGGGAACCAAGACCTGGTTCTAGCCGGTATTCCTGGAGGTAAGCAAGGTTGCTGGATATGGAGCTCTGGTTCCCAGCTTGTTGATATACAAATTGGTCAGGGGGTTAGTGGCCACATAATTTCCATCCGGAACCCCCCTGCTGTTTCAATACGAG GACCCAAAAACCCTCAAACTGTTGATGCAACAGAGAAAACATCAAAATCAATGCCCCCTCAAGCCATCATTCTTTCAGCAATTGCGATTCCTGTAGTTTTGTTTTTATGTTGTCTTGGTATCATTTGCTACAAGAGGAGGATCAATATCAAGAAAGTAAAAG GAAGTGCAGATAGTGAATCCGTTCATCAATTCAATGAAAGCGTGAGGCAAGTCCAGGAATTGTTGGATCCATTTCGCTCGGATGAAAATGATTCGCCAAGCATAGGCATACCTTTCTTCGACTTTGAAAGAATCTCGGCTTCCACAGATGGCTTCTCTGATGCAAATAAGCTTGGAGAAGGTGGCTTTGGACCTGTTTACAAG GGTAAGTTGCCGGGAGGAGTAGAAGTTGCGGTGAAGAGGCTATCAATCCATTCTGGGCAAGGTTTAGAAGAGTTCAAGAACGAGGTTACATTGATTGCTAAACTACAACATCGAAATCTTGTCAGGCTCTTGGGATATAGCATGAAAGGAAATGAAAAGATGCTAATATATGAGTATATGTCCAACAAAAGCTTGGATGCCTTCATATTTG ATGGGACACAAAGTATGTTGCTTGATTGGACCAAGAGGTTTGAAATAATCATGGGGATTTGCAGAGGACTTATTTATcttcatcaagattcaaggttaAGGATCATTCATAGAGATTTAAAGACGAGTAACGTATTATTAGACGAAGATTTAAATCCAAAAATATCAGACTTTGGATTAGCGAAGATTGTAAATGGTAAAGAAGTGGAGTCCAATACTAAAAGAATCATTGGAACCTA TGGTTACATGGCTCCTGAGTATGCTTTGGAGGGATTATTTTCAACTAAATCAGATGTTTATAGTTTTGGAGTAGTGATTCTTGAGATTATAAGTGGAAAAAAGAAACACTATCAGAGTGAACAAGCCATTAGTCTTCTAAATTAT GCTTGGCAATTGTGGAAAGATGGAAGGCCATTAGATCTAATGGAACAAGTTTTGTTGGAAAGCTATGACCCGAATGTAGTACTGAAGTGCATCATGGTCGGGCTTTTATGTGTGCAAGAAGATCCCGATGATCGGCCTACCATGTCAAATGTAGTGACGATGCTCACGAGTGATATTTCTACACTTCCTGAACCAAAGCAACCTGCATTTATA GAAGCACAATGGGCAAAATGGGCGGTTGAGACAAATTCGAAAATTGGGCAAACAAGTTACGTTTGA
- the LOC110926512 gene encoding G-type lectin S-receptor-like serine/threonine-protein kinase At4g03230 isoform X2, with product MKTFLTITIFIFVLVRCHASRDSLAKNGSLRDENDDTLVSPGKIFQLGFFKNQNGNQRYLGIWYHMDPNTIVWVANRDNPVSSTSSVLTIEDDGNLVVKDKSQSKRYFTTRLPASASGSRTLKLLDSGNLILVDDESSSWVWSSFNLPTDSFLPGMYMEKTMKLTSWKTQSSPGTGSFVFQKDQVFGYNNYTIFTDKKLHWKSGFGLESNINPTKMPMAALHLLSNSSKSYYSRLVMNSTGEIQLYYWDLSIRRWVLNWSEPKDYCARYNACGPNSSCNISRADSFCDCLPGFEVVSDPDQVCKRTSIICSGNDTSFVSMEIMKVDVTFQTFLESRSEAECKEKCLGLDCCQAYSYNAVGNQDLVLAGIPGGKQGCWIWSSGSQLVDIQIGQGVSGHIISIRNPPAVSIRGPKNPQTVDATEKTSKSMPPQAIILSAIAIPVVLFLCCLGIICYKRRINIKKVKGSADSESVHQFNESVRQVQELLDPFRSDENDSPSIGIPFFDFERISASTDGFSDANKLGEGGFGPVYKGKLPGGVEVAVKRLSIHSGQGLEEFKNEVTLIAKLQHRNLVRLLGYSMKGNEKMLIYEYMSNKSLDAFIFDGTQSMLLDWTKRFEIIMGICRGLIYLHQDSRLRIIHRDLKTSNVLLDEDLNPKISDFGLAKIVNGKEVESNTKRIIGTYGYMAPEYALEGLFSTKSDVYSFGVVILEIISGKKKHYQSEQAISLLNYAWQLWKDGRPLDLMEQVLLESYDPNVVLKCIMVGLLCVQEDPDDRPTMSNVVTMLTSDISTLPEPKQPAFIISCSVYRKHNGQNGRLRQIRKLGKQVTFEKVIL from the exons ATGAAGACTTTCCTTACCATCACCATTTTCATCTTCGTGTTGGTACGATGCCACGCATCACGAGACAGTCTAGCCAAGAACGGGTCACTCAGAGATGAGAATGACGACACACTTGTCTCGCCAGGAAAAATCTTTCAATTGGGATTTTTCAAGAACCAAAATGGAAATCAAAGGTATCTCGGGATATGGTATCACATGGACCCAAACACAATCGTGTGGGTGGCTAACCGAGACAACCCTGTGTCATCAACTTCCTCTGTGCTCACCATTGAAGATGATGGCAATCTTGTGGTGAAGGATAAATCTCAAAGTAAAAGATACTTCACCACTCGTCTGCCAGCATCAGCATCAGGGTCTAGGACCCTGAAGCTGTTAGACTCTGGAAACCTGATTCTGGTAGACGATGAATCAAGTTCCTGGGTCTGGTCTAGTTTCAATTTACCAACAGACAGTTTCCTTCCGGGAATGTACATGGAAAAGACAATGAAACTAACTTCATGGAAAACTCAAAGCAGTCCCGGAACCGGAAGCTTCGTGTTCCAGAAAGATCAAGTTTTCGGATACAACAACTACACCATTTTTACTGATAAGAAGCTTCATTGGAAAAGCGGGTTCGGGCTGGAAAGCAACATAAACCCTACCAAAATGCCCATGGCGGCGCTTCACTTGCTATCAAACTCCAGCAAAAGTTACTACTCCAGGCTGGTGATGAACAGCACGGGTGAAATCCAGTTGTATTATTGGGATTTAAGCATCAGAAGATGGGTTCTAAACTGGTCTGAACCAAAGGATTATTGCGCCAGATACAACGCGTGTGGACCGAATAGCAGCTGCAACATCAGCAGAGCGGATTCTTTCTGCGACTGTTTGCCTGGGTTTGAAGTTGTTTCTGATCCGGACCAAGTGTGCAAAAGGACGTCAATTATTTGCAGTGGCAACGACACAAGTTTTGTAAGCATGGAGATCATGAAGGTTGATGTAACGTTTCAGACGTTTTTGGAGTCCAGGAGTGAAGCAGAATGTAAAGAAAAGTGTTTGGGTCTGGACTGCTGTCAAGCTTATTCATATAATGCTGTGGGGAACCAAGACCTGGTTCTAGCCGGTATTCCTGGAGGTAAGCAAGGTTGCTGGATATGGAGCTCTGGTTCCCAGCTTGTTGATATACAAATTGGTCAGGGGGTTAGTGGCCACATAATTTCCATCCGGAACCCCCCTGCTGTTTCAATACGAG GACCCAAAAACCCTCAAACTGTTGATGCAACAGAGAAAACATCAAAATCAATGCCCCCTCAAGCCATCATTCTTTCAGCAATTGCGATTCCTGTAGTTTTGTTTTTATGTTGTCTTGGTATCATTTGCTACAAGAGGAGGATCAATATCAAGAAAGTAAAAG GAAGTGCAGATAGTGAATCCGTTCATCAATTCAATGAAAGCGTGAGGCAAGTCCAGGAATTGTTGGATCCATTTCGCTCGGATGAAAATGATTCGCCAAGCATAGGCATACCTTTCTTCGACTTTGAAAGAATCTCGGCTTCCACAGATGGCTTCTCTGATGCAAATAAGCTTGGAGAAGGTGGCTTTGGACCTGTTTACAAG GGTAAGTTGCCGGGAGGAGTAGAAGTTGCGGTGAAGAGGCTATCAATCCATTCTGGGCAAGGTTTAGAAGAGTTCAAGAACGAGGTTACATTGATTGCTAAACTACAACATCGAAATCTTGTCAGGCTCTTGGGATATAGCATGAAAGGAAATGAAAAGATGCTAATATATGAGTATATGTCCAACAAAAGCTTGGATGCCTTCATATTTG ATGGGACACAAAGTATGTTGCTTGATTGGACCAAGAGGTTTGAAATAATCATGGGGATTTGCAGAGGACTTATTTATcttcatcaagattcaaggttaAGGATCATTCATAGAGATTTAAAGACGAGTAACGTATTATTAGACGAAGATTTAAATCCAAAAATATCAGACTTTGGATTAGCGAAGATTGTAAATGGTAAAGAAGTGGAGTCCAATACTAAAAGAATCATTGGAACCTA TGGTTACATGGCTCCTGAGTATGCTTTGGAGGGATTATTTTCAACTAAATCAGATGTTTATAGTTTTGGAGTAGTGATTCTTGAGATTATAAGTGGAAAAAAGAAACACTATCAGAGTGAACAAGCCATTAGTCTTCTAAATTAT GCTTGGCAATTGTGGAAAGATGGAAGGCCATTAGATCTAATGGAACAAGTTTTGTTGGAAAGCTATGACCCGAATGTAGTACTGAAGTGCATCATGGTCGGGCTTTTATGTGTGCAAGAAGATCCCGATGATCGGCCTACCATGTCAAATGTAGTGACGATGCTCACGAGTGATATTTCTACACTTCCTGAACCAAAGCAACCTGCATTTATA ATTTCGTGCTCGGTGTATAGGAAGCACAATGGGCAAAATGGGCGGTTGAGACAAATTCGAAAATTGGGCAAACAAGTTACGTTTGAAAAGGTAATCTTATAG
- the LOC110926512 gene encoding G-type lectin S-receptor-like serine/threonine-protein kinase At4g03230 isoform X1: protein MKTFLTITIFIFVLVRCHASRDSLAKNGSLRDENDDTLVSPGKIFQLGFFKNQNGNQRYLGIWYHMDPNTIVWVANRDNPVSSTSSVLTIEDDGNLVVKDKSQSKRYFTTRLPASASGSRTLKLLDSGNLILVDDESSSWVWSSFNLPTDSFLPGMYMEKTMKLTSWKTQSSPGTGSFVFQKDQVFGYNNYTIFTDKKLHWKSGFGLESNINPTKMPMAALHLLSNSSKSYYSRLVMNSTGEIQLYYWDLSIRRWVLNWSEPKDYCARYNACGPNSSCNISRADSFCDCLPGFEVVSDPDQVCKRTSIICSGNDTSFVSMEIMKVDVTFQTFLESRSEAECKEKCLGLDCCQAYSYNAVGNQDLVLAGIPGGKQGCWIWSSGSQLVDIQIGQGVSGHIISIRNPPAVSIRGPKNPQTVDATEKTSKSMPPQAIILSAIAIPVVLFLCCLGIICYKRRINIKKVKGSADSESVHQFNESVRQVQELLDPFRSDENDSPSIGIPFFDFERISASTDGFSDANKLGEGGFGPVYKGKLPGGVEVAVKRLSIHSGQGLEEFKNEVTLIAKLQHRNLVRLLGYSMKGNEKMLIYEYMSNKSLDAFIFDGTQSMLLDWTKRFEIIMGICRGLIYLHQDSRLRIIHRDLKTSNVLLDEDLNPKISDFGLAKIVNGKEVESNTKRIIGTYGYMAPEYALEGLFSTKSDVYSFGVVILEIISGKKKHYQSEQAISLLNYAWQLWKDGRPLDLMEQVLLESYDPNVVLKCIMVGLLCVQEDPDDRPTMSNVVTMLTSDISTLPEPKQPAFIVRKLTTCYDTSSSSYQPLTQTNVEVTISTIQGR, encoded by the exons ATGAAGACTTTCCTTACCATCACCATTTTCATCTTCGTGTTGGTACGATGCCACGCATCACGAGACAGTCTAGCCAAGAACGGGTCACTCAGAGATGAGAATGACGACACACTTGTCTCGCCAGGAAAAATCTTTCAATTGGGATTTTTCAAGAACCAAAATGGAAATCAAAGGTATCTCGGGATATGGTATCACATGGACCCAAACACAATCGTGTGGGTGGCTAACCGAGACAACCCTGTGTCATCAACTTCCTCTGTGCTCACCATTGAAGATGATGGCAATCTTGTGGTGAAGGATAAATCTCAAAGTAAAAGATACTTCACCACTCGTCTGCCAGCATCAGCATCAGGGTCTAGGACCCTGAAGCTGTTAGACTCTGGAAACCTGATTCTGGTAGACGATGAATCAAGTTCCTGGGTCTGGTCTAGTTTCAATTTACCAACAGACAGTTTCCTTCCGGGAATGTACATGGAAAAGACAATGAAACTAACTTCATGGAAAACTCAAAGCAGTCCCGGAACCGGAAGCTTCGTGTTCCAGAAAGATCAAGTTTTCGGATACAACAACTACACCATTTTTACTGATAAGAAGCTTCATTGGAAAAGCGGGTTCGGGCTGGAAAGCAACATAAACCCTACCAAAATGCCCATGGCGGCGCTTCACTTGCTATCAAACTCCAGCAAAAGTTACTACTCCAGGCTGGTGATGAACAGCACGGGTGAAATCCAGTTGTATTATTGGGATTTAAGCATCAGAAGATGGGTTCTAAACTGGTCTGAACCAAAGGATTATTGCGCCAGATACAACGCGTGTGGACCGAATAGCAGCTGCAACATCAGCAGAGCGGATTCTTTCTGCGACTGTTTGCCTGGGTTTGAAGTTGTTTCTGATCCGGACCAAGTGTGCAAAAGGACGTCAATTATTTGCAGTGGCAACGACACAAGTTTTGTAAGCATGGAGATCATGAAGGTTGATGTAACGTTTCAGACGTTTTTGGAGTCCAGGAGTGAAGCAGAATGTAAAGAAAAGTGTTTGGGTCTGGACTGCTGTCAAGCTTATTCATATAATGCTGTGGGGAACCAAGACCTGGTTCTAGCCGGTATTCCTGGAGGTAAGCAAGGTTGCTGGATATGGAGCTCTGGTTCCCAGCTTGTTGATATACAAATTGGTCAGGGGGTTAGTGGCCACATAATTTCCATCCGGAACCCCCCTGCTGTTTCAATACGAG GACCCAAAAACCCTCAAACTGTTGATGCAACAGAGAAAACATCAAAATCAATGCCCCCTCAAGCCATCATTCTTTCAGCAATTGCGATTCCTGTAGTTTTGTTTTTATGTTGTCTTGGTATCATTTGCTACAAGAGGAGGATCAATATCAAGAAAGTAAAAG GAAGTGCAGATAGTGAATCCGTTCATCAATTCAATGAAAGCGTGAGGCAAGTCCAGGAATTGTTGGATCCATTTCGCTCGGATGAAAATGATTCGCCAAGCATAGGCATACCTTTCTTCGACTTTGAAAGAATCTCGGCTTCCACAGATGGCTTCTCTGATGCAAATAAGCTTGGAGAAGGTGGCTTTGGACCTGTTTACAAG GGTAAGTTGCCGGGAGGAGTAGAAGTTGCGGTGAAGAGGCTATCAATCCATTCTGGGCAAGGTTTAGAAGAGTTCAAGAACGAGGTTACATTGATTGCTAAACTACAACATCGAAATCTTGTCAGGCTCTTGGGATATAGCATGAAAGGAAATGAAAAGATGCTAATATATGAGTATATGTCCAACAAAAGCTTGGATGCCTTCATATTTG ATGGGACACAAAGTATGTTGCTTGATTGGACCAAGAGGTTTGAAATAATCATGGGGATTTGCAGAGGACTTATTTATcttcatcaagattcaaggttaAGGATCATTCATAGAGATTTAAAGACGAGTAACGTATTATTAGACGAAGATTTAAATCCAAAAATATCAGACTTTGGATTAGCGAAGATTGTAAATGGTAAAGAAGTGGAGTCCAATACTAAAAGAATCATTGGAACCTA TGGTTACATGGCTCCTGAGTATGCTTTGGAGGGATTATTTTCAACTAAATCAGATGTTTATAGTTTTGGAGTAGTGATTCTTGAGATTATAAGTGGAAAAAAGAAACACTATCAGAGTGAACAAGCCATTAGTCTTCTAAATTAT GCTTGGCAATTGTGGAAAGATGGAAGGCCATTAGATCTAATGGAACAAGTTTTGTTGGAAAGCTATGACCCGAATGTAGTACTGAAGTGCATCATGGTCGGGCTTTTATGTGTGCAAGAAGATCCCGATGATCGGCCTACCATGTCAAATGTAGTGACGATGCTCACGAGTGATATTTCTACACTTCCTGAACCAAAGCAACCTGCATTTATAGTAAGAAAGTTAACTACTTGCTATGATACTTCGTCTTCTTCATATCAACCACTAACACAAACCAATGTTGAGGTCACAATCTCCACCATACAAGGACGATAA